Proteins encoded within one genomic window of Solea senegalensis isolate Sse05_10M linkage group LG11, IFAPA_SoseM_1, whole genome shotgun sequence:
- the rnf41 gene encoding E3 ubiquitin-protein ligase NRDP1: protein MGYDVTRFQGEVDEDLLCPICSGVLEEPVQAPHCEHAFCNACITQWFAQQQICPVDRTVVTLAHLRPVPRIMRNMLSKLQISCDNASFGCTATLRLDQLQSHLKDCEHNPKRPVNCEEGCGLEMPKDEQPNHNCIKHLRSVVQQQQTKISELEKTVAEHKHQLGEQKRDIQLLKAYMRAIRSANPNLQNLEESIEYNEILEWVNSMQPARVTRWGGMISTPDAVLQAVIKRSLIDSGCPLSVVNDLIENTHERNWPQGLATLEVRQMNRRYYENYVAKRIPGKQAVVVMACENQHMGEDMILEPGLVMIFAHGVEEIL from the exons ATGGGGTATGACGTTACGAGGTTTCAAGGGGAGGTGGATGAGGACTTGCTGTGCCCCATTTGTAGTGGAGTGTTGGAAGAGCCAGTGCAG GCTCCACACTGCGAGCATGCCTTCTGCAACGCCTGTATAACACAGTGGTTTGCCCAGCAGCAGATTTGTCCTGTTGACCGCACAGTGGTGACGTTAGCGCACCTCCGGCCTGTGCCTCGCATCATGCGCAACATGCTGTCCAAACTCCAAATCAGCTGTGACAATGCAAGCTTTGGCTGTACGGCCACGCTGAGACTGGACCAGCTGCAGTCACACCTCAAAGACTGTGAGCACAACCCCAAAAGGCCTGTCAACTGTGAGGAGGGATGCGG GCTTGAGATGCCCAAAGATGAACAACCCAACCATAACTGCATCAAACATCTGCGGAGCGTTGTTCAACAGCAACAAACCAAGATTTCAGAGCTGGAGAAAACGGTGGCAGAGCATAAACACCAGTTAGGGGAACAG AAACGAGACATTCAGCTGCTGAAAGCCTACATGAGAGCCATCCGCAGTGCTAACCCTAATCTGCAGAACCTTGAGGAGAGCATCGAGTACAATGAGATTTTAGA GTGGGTGAACTCCATGCAGCCCGCCCGTGTGACGCGCTGGGGTGGCATGATCTCCACTCCTGATGCTGTGCTCCAGGCGGTCATCAAGCGCTCCCTCATTGACAGCGGCTGTCCTCTGTCCGTTGTGAACGACCTGATAGAGAACACCCACGAGCGCAACTGGCCACAGGGACTGGCGACCCTGGAGGTGCGGCAGATGAACAGGCGTTACTATGAGAACTACGTCGCCAAGCGTATTCCAGGCAAGCAGGCAGTGGTGGTGATGGCCTGCGAGAATCAGCATATGGGGGAGGACATGATCCTGGAGCCCGGTCTGGTCATGATCTTTGCTCACGGCGTGGAGGAGATCTTATAA